A window of Hymenobacter siberiensis genomic DNA:
CAAGGGAAGTCACAAGGGCATGCACAAGGGCAACCACAAAGGCAACCACAAGGGCATGCACGGCACCCGTTAGGTTTTTGCCTCACGGCCAAAGCCCCTTCGCTGCGCGAAGGGGCTTTTTTCGGTTATTTATCTTCCCGCTTTCACTTGCTTCTGCTTTTCTCCTTGGGTTCTTTTTTTCGCTCATTCGCCGCAGCCGCTTTGCTGGCCGCTGGCCCGCTGGCGGCGCAGGCTGCCTTGCATTTTCCTGCCCCGGCCCCCGCCGACACCACCGATGCGCCGCGCCGCTCACTGAGCGCGGCACTCAGCTACGGCAGCAACTCCACGTACTTCGGGCGCTCGCAGGCAGTTGCCTTTCCCTACACGGCCGCCATGCTCACCTATTCGGCCAAAAACGGCCTGTACGGCTCGGTAGAACTATATAACCTGCTGAACACCGCCACTGCCCTCGACGAAACCGACCTGACCGTGGGCTGGGACCACGACCTGGGCAAAACCCTGGATGTATCGCTCAGCTATTCGCGGTTCTTCTTCCCCACGGGCAGCGAGCTGGTGAAATCGGGCGTGAACAATGCCTTCGATGCCGGACTAGGGCAGGATTGGGGCGCGTTTTACTCGCGGCTGAGCGCCACCTACCTCTTCGGCAAAAGCACCGCCAAGGGCGACGGCTTTCTGGTGCTGGAAAACTCCCGCTCCTTCGAAACCAAGCGCGGCTTTGGCCAGCACGACTATTTCAGCGTCGAGCCGGTGGTGAGCATCGCGGCCGGTACGCAGTCCTTCACCGAAGCGGCCCTGAACAAGCGCAACGGCCCGGCTTCCGCCGCCGCCAAAAACCGCAACGTGCGCCGGTTCGGCATCGTCGATTACGAGTTTGGTGTGCCCGTGACTTACACCGTGGGCAAGCTGGCCGTGTCGGCCGGCTGGCGCTACGTGGTACCCGTGAACCTGCCCGCCGATGATGTGGACTCGCGGGCCCTGTCCATCTGGACGGCCGGGCTCACCCTCACGCTGTAGCCCCGGCGTGGCCTTTTTTCGGCCTGCCAACGTAGACGGTATTTCACGTAACTGACTTTTACCGCTCGTTTTATGCGAATTTCTATTCATTCCATCGGGCCCGCCGGCCGGTTGTTGGCACTGGCCGCCACGGTGCTGCTGGGCGCGTGCAGCGGCCAGGCCCCGCTAGAGCAGGCCAGCGGCGGCAACGGCCTCTCCACCACCGTGCAAACGGATACCACCGCCACGCTGCCTACCGAGGCCTGCGGCCTGCTCACGCCCGGCGAGGTGGCCAGCCTCACGGGCCGCCCGGTGCAGCAGCAGGCCCAAGGCGACGCCTGCCGCTTCGTGGAAGCCGACCAGCCCGCCAGCCCCGATGCCGTGGTAATGGTATCGTTCCGCCCAGCCGCCGCCTTCCAGATTGCGCAGGCCGGCAACGATTTGAAACGGAGCATTTCGCCCGTCAGCGGCCTGGGCCACGAAGCCTATTATGATGACAGCCACGGCGACCTCTACGTGCAGCTGCCCACCCGCACCCTGGTTATCAGCATGCCGCGCCGCGTGAAAAGCTACTCGCGCGAGCGCATTGCCCCCGAGCTGGGCCGCCTGGCCATAGCGCGCCTGGCAGTGCGCCGATAGAACGGCCAACTCCCCTCCTTACCAAGGAGGGGACATTTTCGCGACGCGAAAATTGGGGTGGTTGTGGGCGTCGGAGGCCGTTGAACTGAATGAAAAGAATGGCCGACAGCTGAAAGGCAAGGACACCGCCCTTACGCAAGCCGTTCAATACCACCCTCCGGTGGCACTACCCCAATTTCAGCTTCGCTAAAATGTCCCCTCCTTGGTAAGGAGGGGAGTGTGTCGCTTCGTAGCTTGCGGCACATTCAACCCCGCTCATGAAAAAACTTGCCCTGGCCGGCCTTGTCGCGGCCGCCCTCACCACGGCCTGCAACCAGACCAAAACCACCGAGACTGCCACGAGCAGCGCCAACAACGAAACGGGAGCCGCCGCCGACTCGACCTCGGGCCTGCCGGGCCTGTTCAACAGCTACTGGGAAAAGCAGTCGCGCCTCGACCCGTTGTCGGCCACGGCGTATGGCGACAACCGCTTCAACGACCAGCTGCCCAACAACCAGACCCGCGCCTTCCGCGACACGCTGCGCACCTTTTACCAGGGCTACCTCACGCGGCTGCAAACATTTGACCGCGAGAAGCTGAGCGACAACGATAAAATCAGCTACGACATCTTCGAGTACGAGATGAACCACGGCCTGGCCGGCCTCAAGCTCAACTCCTGGATGATGCCGGCCAACCAGTTCTACGGCCTGCCCATCTCACTGGGCCAGTACGGCTCGGGGCAGGGCAATCAGCCTTTTAAGACGGTGAAGGATTACGAGAACTGGCTGGGCCGGGTGCGCGGCTTCACGGCCTGGACCGACTCGGCCATTGCCAACTTCCGGGTGGGCATGCGCACGGGCGTAGTGCTGCCCAAGGTGCTGGTGCAGCGCATGATACCCCAGCTGCAGGCCAAAGACATTGTGGTGACCGACGCCACCCAGAGCCTGTACTACGGCCCCATTACCCGCCTGCCCAAGGATTTTTCGGACGCTGATAAAACCCGGCTCACGGAGGCCTATAAAAAGGCCATCCTGACGGAGCTGGTGCCCGCCTACCGAAAGCTGGGCACGTTTATGCAAAACGAGTACCTGCCCAAGGCCCGCGCCACGAGCGGCATCGACGCCGTGCCCGGCGGCAAGGAGATGTACGCCTACGACGTGAAGTACGAGACAACGACCGACAAAACGCCGGCCGAAATCTACCAGACCGGTTTGAGCGAGGTGGCCCGCATCCGAGCCGCGATGGAGAAAGTCAAGGCCGAAGTGGGCTTCAAAGGCGACCTGCCGGCCTTCTTCAAGTACCTGAATACCGACGCCAAGTTCCGGCCCTACAAGAAGCCGGAGGAAGTGCTAGCCGCCTTCGAAGACATCCACCAGCGGATGCTGCCCAACCTGCAGAAGATGTTCGGCCGCACGCCCAAAACGCCGTTTGAAATTCGCGAGACCGAGAAATTCCGCGAAGCCTCGGCCTCAGCCGAGTACAACCAAGGCTCGCCGGACGGCACGCGACCGGGCATTTTCTACGTGCCGATTCCGGACGCTACCAAGTTCGCTACTACCTCGGGCATGGAGTCGTTGTTTCTGCACGAAGCCATTCCGGGCCACCACTACCAGATTTCGCTGCAGCAGGAAAACACCGGCCTACCCAAGTTCCGGCGCTTCGGCGGTCAGAATGCCTACGTAGAGGGCTGGGCGCTGTACTCGGAAAGCCTCGGGCCGGAGCTGGGCCTGTTTAAAGACCCCTACCAGCGCATGGGCGCCATGGGCGACGAGATGCTGCGCGCCGTGCGCCTGGTGGTGGACACCGGCCTGCACTCGCGCCAGATGACCCGCGAGCAGGCCATCGACTACCTGCTGGCTAACCTGAGCACCACGCCCGACGAGGCCACTTCGGCCATCGAGCGCTACATGGCCATCCCCGGCCAGGCGCTGGGCTACAAAATCGGTCAGCTCAAAATCCGGGAGCTACGCGCCAAATACGAGAAGCAGCTCGGCAGCAAATTCAACCTCAGCACCTTCCACGACGAGCTGCTGAAGGATGGCTCGATGCCGCTGGCCGTGCTGGAAAAGAAAATGGACGCCTGGGCGGCAAAACAATAAGAAGTAGACACCTAAATATGTATGCCAAAAAGCCTCGCCCGGATTATTCCGGTGCGGGGCTTTTTAGCATAAAAAAGGGAATTCCACGCCTATTTATGTAGCTTGCCCGCCTATTCACCGGTCAATGACGCGACTTTTTACTATCCTGCTGGCCGCATGGTGCTTAGTAGCCCACCCGGCCGAAGCCCAACTTTCGCCGGGCAACTCCACTTCGGCGGCGCTGCTGACGGGCCTGTTCAACGATTACTGGGAGGGCCGGGCGCGGTTGTTCCCATTGGTGGCCACGTCGCAGGGCGACAACCGCTACAACGACCGCCTGCCCAACGACCAGACCCGCGCCTTCCGCCAGCAGCAGGTGCGCTTCTATCGCCGCTACCTCAACGACCTGCTGAACATTGACCGCGCCCGCCTCCGGGCCGACGACAAGCTCAGCTACGACATCTTTCAGTACGAGATGCGCAGCCGCATCGAGGGCCTGCGGCTGAATACCTGGATGATGCCCTTTGCCCAGTTTTACAGCCTGCCCACCACGCTGAGTCAGCTGGGCGCGGGCACCGGCGCGCAGCCCTTCCGCACCGTGCGCGACTACGACAACTGGCTGGCCCGCGTGGGCCGATTCCCGGTGTGGGCCGACTCGGCCATCGGCAATTTCCGGCAGGGCATGCGCACGTCCATAGTATTACCCCGCGGTTTGGTGCAGAAAATGGTACCCCAGCTGCAAGCCCAAATCACCGCCGACGCCACCAAAAGCCTGTTCTACGGACCCATCACGCGCTTGCCGGCCAGCTTCTCGGAGGCCGACCGCGCCCGCCTCACGGCCGCCTATCAGCAGGCCATTGCCACGCAGCTGGTGCCCACCTACCGCAAGCTGGCCGAGTTCCTGCAGACCGAGTACCTGCCCCGAGCCCGCAGCACCGCCGGCCTGGCCGATGTGCCCGGCGGGACCGAGATGTACCGCTACAACGTGCGCCTGATGACGACCACCGAGCGCCCGCCGGAGGCCATTTACCAAACCGGTCTGGTCGAGGTGAAGCGCATTCGGGCCGCGATGGAGGCCGTGAAAAAGCAGGCCGGCTACAAGGGCAGCCTGTCGGGCTTCTTCAACTCGCTCGCTTCCAATAGTAAGTACACACCCTACAAGTCGCCGGAGGAAGTCCTGAAAGCCTTTCGGGGCATTCAGGCCCGCATCACGCCCAGCCTGCCCCGGCTATTTGGTCTGGCCCCAAAGTCGCCGTTTGAAATCCGGCAGACCGAAGCCTTCCGGGCCGCCACGGCCTCGGCCGAGTATAACCGCGGCACGCCCGACGGCTCGCGGCCGGGCATTTTCTACGTGCCCATTCTCGACGCGACCAAATTCAACGTTACCTCGGGCATGGAGTCGCTGTTTCTGCACGAGGCCATTCCCGGGCATCACTACCAATTGTCGTTGCAGCAGGAAAACACCGGCCTGCCCAAGTTCCGGCGCTTTGCCTCCTACCCGGCCTTCAGCGAGGGCTGGGCGCTGTATTGCGAAAGCCTGGGGAAAGAGCTGGGCCTCTACACCGACCCCTACCAACGCATTGGCGCGCTGGGCGATGAGATGCACCGCGCCCTGCGCCTGGTGGTGGATGTGGGCATGCACGCCAAAGGCATGAGCCGCGAGCAGGCCATCGACTACATGATGGCCAACGAGCCCATTTCGGAGCAGTCCGCCACGGCCGAAATAGAGCGCTACCTAGCCATGCCCGGCCAGGCGCTGGCCTACAAAACCGGCCAGCTCAAAATCCGCGAGCTGCGCAGCCGCTACGAAAAGCAGATGGGCAAAACATTCAGCCTGAAGGCTTTTCACGATGAGATTCTGGCCGGCGGCTCGATGCCCCTGGCGGTGCTGGAGCGCCGCATGGACGCCTGGGCGGCCCGGCAGCGCTAAGCGGGCCTTATTCTACTACTGCTACTACACTACCTTTCCCTAATGTTTGCCTCTACTGGTTACTCCTATCTGCCCCTTCCGCATGCGCTCAACAACCGCGAACACCAAGCCCCAACTACTACTGGTTTACGATGGAGGCGGGCAGGCTTGCTCCTGACCCTGTTGTTGGGGGTGGCCTTCGTAGGCCGGGCCCAGGACATCGTTGCGGCGGGCGGCACCCTGAGTCCCGCAACCACCACCGTAACGGCGGGAACCAACTCCGGCACGTTGATTTTGCAGGGATTTTACGGCACCATCCTACGCTACCAAGCCGATACCGGCCAGGGTTTTGTGGACGTGGGTGGCCCGGGCCGCAGCTATACGTTCTCGGATTTATTAACCACCACGCGCTTTCGTGCCGTGGTGCAAACTACTAGCCTTGTGGTGGTTACTTCCAGTATTGCCGTGGTCACGGTGGTGCCTCCCGACGGGGCCACGGGGCCAGCCGATAAGCTAAAGCCCAGCCGACAGGTCAGTCTAGCACCGGCCCTGGCCGTAAAATTCTCACCCCTGGCTACCCAGGACCCCAGCGCCAGCACGCTCCTGGTGGGGCTGGAGTACCGCCCCAGTCCCCGCATCGGCCTGGAGGCCAGTTATGGCCAGCAGTTTACCGCCCTGCGCATCACCACCCTGGGACTGCTCGCCGACCGCTACGACTACCATTACCAGAAATTCAAGCTGGAGCTACGCCGCTATCTGCCCGCACGCGCCAAAAATCCTCACCAGGAAACCTACTTTTCTGTGCAGGCGTTTTTCACGCCCGAGCGCTACACCCGCTACGGCAACAACTACTACCGCGACGCAACTTACTACACTTACGACCGCAATTTTGTGAGCAAGGACATTTCGGGAATCGACCTAAAAATAGGCTCGGTATGGCATGTTGGGTCGAACTGGCTGTTGGAAGGTGGGATGGGGCTGGGTGGCCGGTTTGTGGTCACGCAGTACGACATGCTCAACGAGCACCGGGCCACCAACTTCACCGCCAAGCAAGTCAATCCCTTCAATCAGATTGAGGAGCCGGGCAACAAGGCCAGCATTGATGTAGAGCTGGTATTCAAAGTCGGCTACGTTTTCCCCTTTCGCAAACAGGAGTCGGCGAAATAGCCTCGCTGGCAAGTATCTTACCCCAATGCCGGCCCTTCCGGCCCGGCTTCGTTCCAACCTTTACTTCGCGTCCCCATTCCCTATATGCGTCAACTTCCCTTTGCTGCCAGCTGCCGGCTGACAGGCTTTCTGACCACCCTCGGCCTGGCTTTCACCCTACTTCCCACCCCTGGCATGGCCCAAACTACTGCTTCTAGCGCCACGCCGACCTCGGCCCGCGCCAACCAGCCGGCGCTGCTGGCGCCCTGGGCTGGGGGCCACGGTGGCGTGCCGGCGTTCGATAAAGTGAAGGTGGCCGATTTCAAGCCCGCGCTCGAAGCCGCGATGGCTGAGAACCTGGCCGAAATCAACGCCATTGCCAACAACCCGGCGGCCCCCACGTTCGAGAACACGATTGCCGCGATGGAGCGCAGCGGCCAGACCCTGACCCGCGTATCGGCGATATATGACATCTGGAGCAGCACGCTGAACGATGCCGCTTTCAGTGCCGTGGAAACCGAGATGGCCCCCAAGCTGGCCGCGTTCAGCGACCAGATTACGCAGAACGCGGCCCTGTTCAAGCGCATCGAAACCGTGTATAACGCGCCCGCTACCAAGAAGCTGACGCCGGAGCAGCAGCGGCTGGTGGCAGTGGACTACAAGCAGTTTGTGCGGGCGGGCGCGAAGCTGAATACCACCGCCAAGGCCCGGGTTTCGGCCATCAATCAGCAGCTGGCGGGGCTTTTCACCAATTTCTCGCAGAACGTGCTGGCCGATGAGGCCGACTCGGTGCTGGTGCTGAAAACCGACAAAGACCTGGGCGGGCTGCCGGCCTCGCTGCGCGACGCGGCCAAAACCACGGCTGGCACCCGCAAGATTGCGGCGGTGGGCGTCATCACCAACACGCGCTCCAGCATCGACCCTTTTCTGACGTACTCGGACCAGCGCGGGCTGCGCGAGAAGGCCTGGCGGATGTTCACGAACCGGGGCGACAACGGCGGGGCCCACGACAACAATGCCCTCATCACCCAGATTCTGCAGCTGCGGGCCGAGCGTGCCAAGCTACTGGGCTACGCCACCCACGCCCACCTGCGCCTCGATAATACCATGGCCAAAACGCCCGAAGCCGCCATGCAGCTGATGGAGCAGGTGTGGAAGCCTGCCGTGGCCCGCGAGCACGAAGAAGTGGCAGACATGCTGGCCCTGGCCAAAAAAGAAGGTGCCTCCGCCAACTTCAAAATTGAGCCCTGGGACTACCGCTACTACGCCGAGAAGGTGCGCAAGGCGCGCTACGACCTCGACCAGAACGAGGTGAAGCAGTACCTGCAGCTGGATAAAATGCGTGAGGGCATGTTCTGGGTGGCCGGCGAGCTGTTCAACTTCGCCTTCGTGCCCGTAACCGATGTACCCGTGTACCACCCCGACGTGAAGGTGTGGCAGGTGAACGACAAAACCACCGGCAAGCAAATCGGCCTCTGGTATTTCGACCCCTACGCCCGGCCGGGCAAAAACTCGGGCGCGTGGATGAATGCCTACCGCAACCAGGAACGCATGGACGGCAAGGCCGTGACCACCATTGTATCGAACAACTCAAACTTTGTGAAGGGTACACCCGGCGAGCCGGTGCTCATTTCCTGGACCGATGCCACCACGCTGTTCCACGAGTTCGGCCACGCCCTGCACGGGCTGTCGAGCAACGTGACCTACCCCACCCTTTCGGGCACCAACGTGGTGCGCGACTACGTGGAATTCCCCTCGCAGCTGCTCGAAAACTGGCTCGCGACGCCCGAGGTGCTCAACAAGTTTGCCCTGCACTATCAGACCGGCCAGCCCATTCCGGCGGCGCTGGTGGCCCGCATCGACAAAGCCAGCTCGTTCAACGAGGGCTTTGCTACCACCGAGTTTCTGGCCAGCGCCCTCATCGACATGAAGCTGCACCTGGCCGGCGGGCAAAAAATTGACCCCGACAAGTTTGAGCGCGAAACCCTGGCCGAGATGGGCATGCCCTCCGAGCTGGTGATGCGCCACCGCACGCCGCAGTTCTCGCACGTTTTCTCTTCGGATGGGTACTCGGCGGGCTACTACTCCTACCTGTGGTCGGTGGTGCTGGCGGCCGATGCCTTCAGCGCCTTCACCGAAGCCGGCGGGCCGTATGACAAGGCCGTGGCCGCGCGGTTGCGCAAAAACGTCTTCACCGTGGGCAACACCGTGGACCCGGCCGCCGGCTACCGCGCCTTCCGGGGCCGCGACCCGAAGATTGACGCGCTCATGAAGCAACGGGGCTTCCCGATGGCCGAAGCCAAAGCCAAAGCCGGCGGCAAGCTGGGCCCCAGCAAGCCGGCGGGTGCGCCGCCCAAGATGCCGGTTCAGCATAAGTAGCCGAGCGTCGGTCAGTGCTTATCACAGGAGTTGTTTAGAAAGTCACAAAAGGTACTCAAACGGTCATGCAGCGCGCAGCGAAGCATGACCGTTCGGGGACTTTCTAAACAGCTTCACAGGAAAGCCCCGTTATTGGGGCTTTCTTTTTGCCATTTTGCTGTCCATTGTAGGGTGCGGTGCCTGCCCCCTACTTCGCAACCAAAGCAACCTACCCCGGCCAAACGCCGACCTTTCAAGCCTGATAATTTCAACTTTTAGCCTGCTCCTAATAAAGCCTATGCACAAGTATGTACCGGCCCTACTCACGGCCGCGACCTTTTTCGTTTCGGCCGTGGCGATGGCCCAGCAGCTGCCCACCCTCACGGCCGAGGACTACGCCCGCGCCGAACGTTTCCTGAGCTACAACACCCAGCCGCTGGTGGACCACAGCGCCGGCCAGCCCAACTGGCTCGCGGGCGACCGGTTCTGGTACCGGGTGCTCACGGCCCAGGGCAGCGAGTTCATTCTCGTGGACCCGGCCCGCAAAACCCGCAACGCCGCCTTCAACCAGACCAAACTGGCCGCCGCGCTGTCCACGGCCACCGGCCAAACCTACGAGGCGGCCCGGCTACCGTTTCGCACCTTTGCGTTTTCGCCCGATGAAAAGACCATTTCCTTCGCGGCCGGTGGTAAAAGCTGGAAGTATAACGTGGCGAGCGGCCAGCTGAGCCCCGAGGCCACGCCCGCCGCCAAACCAAACGCCCACGCCGAAAACGAAATTGAGTCGCCCAACGGCCAGCTGGCCGCCTACATCAAGGACTACAACCTGTGGGTGCGCGACACCAAAACCAACCAAACCACCCAGCTCACCACCGACGGCACCAAGGACTACGGCTACGCCACCGATAACGCCGGCTGGACCACCAGCGACAAGCCGGTGCTGCGCTGGTCGCCCGACTCGCGCAAAATTGCCACCTTCCGGCAGGACCAGCGGGCCGTGGGCGACATGTACCTGGTGACCACCAACGTGGGCCATCCCACCCTCAAATCCTGGAAATACCCGCTGCCGGGCGACAAAGACGTGACCACCATCGAGCGGGTCATCATTGAGGTGAACAACCCGAAAGTGGTGCGCTTGCAGATGGCCCCCGACCAACACCGGGGCTCGCTGTCCGACGATATTTCGAGCAGCGGCACTTTTGACGATGTGGACTGGAGCCCTGATGGCCGCGAACTGGCCTTCGTGTCGACTTCGCGCGACCACAAGGAGGAGAAGCTGCGCGTGGCCGATGCCGCCACCGGCGCGGTGCGCGACGTGTTTTCCGAAACCGTGGCCACGCAGTACGAATCGGGTCAGGGCGATATCAACTGGCGCTACCTGCCCAAGACGAAAGAGGTTGTCTGGTATTCGGAACGCGACAACTGGGGCCACCTTTACCTGTATGATGTCGGCAGCGGCAAGGTGAAGAACCAGATTACGAAGGGTGACTTTGTGGTAACGCAGCTGCTGCGCGTGGATGAGCAGAAGCGCCAGCTGTACTTCCTGGCCGATGGCCGCGAGCCGGGCAACCCGTATTTTACCCACCTTTACCGCGTGGGGCTCGATGGCAAAAATCTCACCCTACTCACGCCCGAAGCCGGCAACCACCAGGTGATGCTCTCGCCCTCGGGCCGCTATTTCGTGGACACCTACTCGCAACCCGACAAGCCGGGAGTGACCGTGCTGCGCGCCGCCACTGGCAAGCTGCTGGAAACGCTGGAGAAAGCCGACATTTCCCGCCTCACCGCCACCGGCTGGAAGGCTCCCACGCCCATCACGGTGAAAGCCCAGGATGGGCAGATTGACCTGTACGGCCTCATGTTCACGCCCACCAACCTGGACCCGAACAAGAAGTACCCGAT
This region includes:
- a CDS encoding DUF885 domain-containing protein; this translates as MKKLALAGLVAAALTTACNQTKTTETATSSANNETGAAADSTSGLPGLFNSYWEKQSRLDPLSATAYGDNRFNDQLPNNQTRAFRDTLRTFYQGYLTRLQTFDREKLSDNDKISYDIFEYEMNHGLAGLKLNSWMMPANQFYGLPISLGQYGSGQGNQPFKTVKDYENWLGRVRGFTAWTDSAIANFRVGMRTGVVLPKVLVQRMIPQLQAKDIVVTDATQSLYYGPITRLPKDFSDADKTRLTEAYKKAILTELVPAYRKLGTFMQNEYLPKARATSGIDAVPGGKEMYAYDVKYETTTDKTPAEIYQTGLSEVARIRAAMEKVKAEVGFKGDLPAFFKYLNTDAKFRPYKKPEEVLAAFEDIHQRMLPNLQKMFGRTPKTPFEIRETEKFREASASAEYNQGSPDGTRPGIFYVPIPDATKFATTSGMESLFLHEAIPGHHYQISLQQENTGLPKFRRFGGQNAYVEGWALYSESLGPELGLFKDPYQRMGAMGDEMLRAVRLVVDTGLHSRQMTREQAIDYLLANLSTTPDEATSAIERYMAIPGQALGYKIGQLKIRELRAKYEKQLGSKFNLSTFHDELLKDGSMPLAVLEKKMDAWAAKQ
- a CDS encoding M3 family metallopeptidase, which produces MRQLPFAASCRLTGFLTTLGLAFTLLPTPGMAQTTASSATPTSARANQPALLAPWAGGHGGVPAFDKVKVADFKPALEAAMAENLAEINAIANNPAAPTFENTIAAMERSGQTLTRVSAIYDIWSSTLNDAAFSAVETEMAPKLAAFSDQITQNAALFKRIETVYNAPATKKLTPEQQRLVAVDYKQFVRAGAKLNTTAKARVSAINQQLAGLFTNFSQNVLADEADSVLVLKTDKDLGGLPASLRDAAKTTAGTRKIAAVGVITNTRSSIDPFLTYSDQRGLREKAWRMFTNRGDNGGAHDNNALITQILQLRAERAKLLGYATHAHLRLDNTMAKTPEAAMQLMEQVWKPAVAREHEEVADMLALAKKEGASANFKIEPWDYRYYAEKVRKARYDLDQNEVKQYLQLDKMREGMFWVAGELFNFAFVPVTDVPVYHPDVKVWQVNDKTTGKQIGLWYFDPYARPGKNSGAWMNAYRNQERMDGKAVTTIVSNNSNFVKGTPGEPVLISWTDATTLFHEFGHALHGLSSNVTYPTLSGTNVVRDYVEFPSQLLENWLATPEVLNKFALHYQTGQPIPAALVARIDKASSFNEGFATTEFLASALIDMKLHLAGGQKIDPDKFERETLAEMGMPSELVMRHRTPQFSHVFSSDGYSAGYYSYLWSVVLAADAFSAFTEAGGPYDKAVAARLRKNVFTVGNTVDPAAGYRAFRGRDPKIDALMKQRGFPMAEAKAKAGGKLGPSKPAGAPPKMPVQHK
- a CDS encoding DUF885 domain-containing protein, whose amino-acid sequence is MTRLFTILLAAWCLVAHPAEAQLSPGNSTSAALLTGLFNDYWEGRARLFPLVATSQGDNRYNDRLPNDQTRAFRQQQVRFYRRYLNDLLNIDRARLRADDKLSYDIFQYEMRSRIEGLRLNTWMMPFAQFYSLPTTLSQLGAGTGAQPFRTVRDYDNWLARVGRFPVWADSAIGNFRQGMRTSIVLPRGLVQKMVPQLQAQITADATKSLFYGPITRLPASFSEADRARLTAAYQQAIATQLVPTYRKLAEFLQTEYLPRARSTAGLADVPGGTEMYRYNVRLMTTTERPPEAIYQTGLVEVKRIRAAMEAVKKQAGYKGSLSGFFNSLASNSKYTPYKSPEEVLKAFRGIQARITPSLPRLFGLAPKSPFEIRQTEAFRAATASAEYNRGTPDGSRPGIFYVPILDATKFNVTSGMESLFLHEAIPGHHYQLSLQQENTGLPKFRRFASYPAFSEGWALYCESLGKELGLYTDPYQRIGALGDEMHRALRLVVDVGMHAKGMSREQAIDYMMANEPISEQSATAEIERYLAMPGQALAYKTGQLKIRELRSRYEKQMGKTFSLKAFHDEILAGGSMPLAVLERRMDAWAARQR
- a CDS encoding S9 family peptidase, whose translation is MHKYVPALLTAATFFVSAVAMAQQLPTLTAEDYARAERFLSYNTQPLVDHSAGQPNWLAGDRFWYRVLTAQGSEFILVDPARKTRNAAFNQTKLAAALSTATGQTYEAARLPFRTFAFSPDEKTISFAAGGKSWKYNVASGQLSPEATPAAKPNAHAENEIESPNGQLAAYIKDYNLWVRDTKTNQTTQLTTDGTKDYGYATDNAGWTTSDKPVLRWSPDSRKIATFRQDQRAVGDMYLVTTNVGHPTLKSWKYPLPGDKDVTTIERVIIEVNNPKVVRLQMAPDQHRGSLSDDISSSGTFDDVDWSPDGRELAFVSTSRDHKEEKLRVADAATGAVRDVFSETVATQYESGQGDINWRYLPKTKEVVWYSERDNWGHLYLYDVGSGKVKNQITKGDFVVTQLLRVDEQKRQLYFLADGREPGNPYFTHLYRVGLDGKNLTLLTPEAGNHQVMLSPSGRYFVDTYSQPDKPGVTVLRAATGKLLETLEKADISRLTATGWKAPTPITVKAQDGQIDLYGLMFTPTNLDPNKKYPIINYIYPGPQGGGVGSWSFASARGDNQALAELGFVVVVIEGSCNPLRSKSYHDACYGNMAENTLSDQVTGMRQLAQKYSYIDLERAGIWGHSGGGYATAAAMFRYPDFFKVGISESGNHENRNYEDDWAERYIGLLKTNADGTTSYDNQANATFAKNLKGKLMLAHGLMDNNVPPANTLLVVEALTKANKSYDLVVFPNAAHGYGAYSPYMTRRRWDYFVQNLAGRQPPHDYEMKPRPDPRNAVQ